One genomic region from Plasmodium chabaudi chabaudi strain AS genome assembly, chromosome: 7 encodes:
- a CDS encoding exonuclease, putative, whose amino-acid sequence MKIIKYTYSSIYTISKYNFVLNNTIQSILLKNIKNVNTVRKGKQFYGTGVSQKKDDEISCKYNNDNIKAKLANKDSPNNYKDIKVIENEKEGEEAAEEINCNDIIAVDFEGTNLGRYGKVCLMQIYTEIEKKDKVFEKYYIFDLLNKSVINSVKKIIENKKTLKVIHDCREDSSALYNQLDIKFENVYDTLRAHMLLLEKKKENDIYQVSFLNLLHDYLGVKDDCLNNIKKEMYKNDKIWEIRPLSKISIIYALKNVKYLLPIYKIFDKLISKKEVLEKSKDFVNYCFLNSRYKLPVDLAKRGNIIEAMLVSKSILNCVFKLNSTRKGIACTPSSVAQFNNVKVGDVVMCVVSNKSIDQKILYLCKHDDVYDYWNLKERPRGKFKPSIHENAVDPMIEFCDNENLS is encoded by the coding sequence atgaaaataataaaatatacttaTAGTAGCATATATACAATCTCCAAATATAACTtcgttttaaataatacaattcAAAGCATTCTtctgaaaaatataaaaaatgtgaacACTGTTCGAAAGGGCAAGCAGTTTTATGGAACAGGTGTTTCACAAAAAAAGGATGATGAAATAagttgtaaatataataatgataatattaaagCCAAATTAGCAAACAAAGATTCCCCAAACAATTATAAAGACATTAAGGttatagaaaatgaaaaagaggGAGAAGAAGCAGCTGAAGAAATAAACTGTAATGACATTATTGCAGTAGATTTTGAAGGGACGAATTTAGGCCGATATGGTAAAGTATGCTTAATGCAGATATATACAGAAATTGAAAAGAAAGATAAAGTGTTTgagaaatattatatattcgatttattaaataagtCTGTAATAAATAGtgtaaaaaagataattgaaaataaaaaaacattgaAAGTGATTCATGATTGTAGAGAAGATAGTTCTGCTTTATATAATCAGTTAGATATAAAGTTTGAAAATGTTTATGATACATTAAGAGCCCATATGCTTttattggaaaaaaaaaaagaaaatgatatatatcaaGTAAGTTTTTTAAACCTTTTACATGATTATTTAGGAGTTAAAGATGATTGCTtaaataacataaaaaaagaaatgtataaaaatgataaaatatgggAAATAAGACCATTAAGTAAAatttccattatttatgctttaaaaaatgttaaatatttactacctatttacaaaatatttgacAAATTAATATCTAAGAAAGAAGTATTGGAAAAATCTAAagattttgtaaattattgttttcTTAATTCTCGTTATAAATTGCCCGTGGATTTAGCAAAAAGAGGGAATATAATAGAAGCTATGTTAGTAAGTAAATCTATCTTAAATTgtgtttttaaattgaaTAGTACAAGAAAGGGAATAGCTTGTACACCGTCATCGGTTGCacaatttaataatgtaaaagTAGGGGATGTTGTAATGTGTGTAGTCAGTAATAAATCAATAgatcaaaaaattttgtatcTATGCAAACACGATGATGTATATGATTATTggaatttaaaagaaagaCCTAGGGGTAAATTCAAGCCATCGATTCATGAGAATGCTGTGGATCCTATGATTGAATTTTGTGacaatgaaaatttatccTAA